A single window of Culicoides brevitarsis isolate CSIRO-B50_1 chromosome 3, AGI_CSIRO_Cbre_v1, whole genome shotgun sequence DNA harbors:
- the LOC134835908 gene encoding peptide transporter family 1-like isoform X2 produces MVRDTLQVTDPEMDKKKTKYPRSIAFIISNEFCERFNYYGMRTILVLYLTQKLHYSDDDATVLYHIFTMFVYFFPLMGAVLADSWLGKFKTITYLSMVYSVGSAVIAIGAIPTLGLPASVMTVIGLMLIAIGTGGIKPCVSAFGGDQFKLPEQARHLETFFSLFYFAINAGSLISTSLTPVLREDVHCFGNNDCYSLAFGVPGALMIVSIIIFICGRVLYKVKKPEGNMIVLVSKCIGNAVATRLKEKKHNKREHWLDYAEATYGKQLIDDIKSVLRVLVLFLPLPVFWALFDQQGSRWTFQATRMTGDIGPYAIKPDQLQVVNPLLILGFIPLFSYAVYPMLAKCGIKRPLQKLTTGGILAAIAFLISGFVELELQKTYPVLPTANEGQLRIFNGIPCDYKVISNIPGHENFNILSKGLFEEKHLNLSVGDSFQFKVDFETADPICPRIVGAQVEIQRKKAISYFMQTNKVDPTVLDLVQYEDDPDKGSKGYPVVRVLSNTNKNQEVQFIEVAGDHTVYTFPSGKSNLTAVPPGHYVIRYNGDELKDVQLKLGGVYSFVVTENNLNQASIEEHVIAAPNSIHMLWLLPQYIVITAGEVMFSVTGLEFSFTQAPQSMKSVLQAAWLLTVAFGNLIVVIIAEAKAFDSQAAEFFLFAGLMAVDMGIFIILAIKYKYVEPKNEDETPSPAIDLPQKDSSTNGFKTIDLNNGKNSTNGVENTAFNED; encoded by the exons aaaacaaaGTACCCGAGATCAATTGCTTTCATCATCAGTAATGAGTTTTGTGAACGATTCAACTACTATGGAATGcgaa caattctCGTGCTTTATCTCACACAAAAACTGCACTACAGCGACGACGATGCCACAGTACTTTACCACATTTTCACCATGTTCGTTTATTTCTTCCCTCTTATGGGTGCCGTGCTCGCTGATAGTTGGTTGGGCAAATTCAA AACAATTACTTACTTATCGATGGTTTATTCCGTCGGATCTGCCGTTATCGCCATCGGTGCCATCCCGACGCTTGGATTGCCGGCAAGTGTCATGACTGTGATTGGTTTAATGTTGATAGCTATCGGTACGGGAGGTATTAAGCCATGTGTTTCGGCATTCGGGGGAGATCAATTCAAGTTACCCGAGCAAGCAAGGCATTTGGAGACGTTTTTCTCGCTTTTTTACTTTGCCATTAATGCGGGTTCGTTGATTTCGACGTCGCTGACGCCCGTTTTGAGAGAAGATGTTCACTGCTTTGGGAATAATGATTGTTATTCGTTGGCGTTTGGAGTGCCGGGAGCGTTGATGATTGTCTCAATta ttatttttatctgTGGTCGAGTTTTGTATAAAGTGAAGAAGCCTGAAGGAAATATGATTGTTTTGGTATCAAAATGCATTGGG aacgCTGTCGCAACCCGCTTGAAGGAAAAGAAGCACAACAAACGCGAACATTGGTTAGATTACGCTGAAGCCACGTACGGCAAACAACTCATCGACGACATCAAATCCGTGCTGCGAGTTCTCGTACTTTTCCTTCCGCTTCCCGTTTTCTGGGCACTTTTCGATCAACAAGGCTCCCGATGGACATTCCAAGCTACTCGCATGACGGGCGACATTGGTCCGTACGCCATCAAACCCGATCAGTTGCAAGTCGTGAATCCTCTCTTGATTCTCGGTTTCATTCCGTTGTTCTCGTACGCCGTGTATCCGATGCTCGCCAAGTGTGGCATCAAACGTCCTTTGCAAAAACTCACAACAGGCGGAATTCTCGCTGCAATCGCTTTTCTAATTTCAGGATTTGTCGAATTGGAGTTGCAAAAAACGTATCCGGTGCTTCCGACAGCAAACGAGGGACAACTTCGGATTTTTAATGGCATTCCATGCGATTACAAAGTCATTTCCAACATTCCCGGAcacgaaaatttcaatatcTTGTCGAAAGGATTGTTCGAGGAGAAACATTTGAACTTGAGTGTCGGCGATTCGTTCCAGTTTAAAGTCGATTTTGAGACTGCGGACCCGATTTGTCCTCGAATTGTTGGTGCGCAAGTCgaaattcaacgaaaaaaggCAATTTCGTACTTCATGCAGACCAATAAAGTCGATCCGACAGTTTTAGATCTCGTTCAGTACGAAGACGATCCCGATAAAGGCTCCAAAGGGTATCCCGTGGTTCGAGTTTTGTCAAATAcgaacaaaaatcaagaagTTCAGTTCATCGAAGTGGCTGGAGATCACACTGTTTACACATTTCCGAGTGGCAAAAGTAATTTAACGGCAGTTCCGCCAGGGCATTACGTGATTCGGTACAACGGAGACGAATTAAAGGACGTTCAGTTGAAATTGGGAGGCGTTTATAGCTTTGTTGTCacggaaaataatttaaatcaagcCAGTATCGAGGAACATGTGATCGCGGCGCCAAATTCCATTCACATGTTATGGTTGCTGCCGCAGTATATTGTCATCACAGCTGGCGAAGTCATGTTTAGTGTCACGGGATTGGAATTTTCGTTCACTCAAGCGCCACAGAGCATGAAATCTGTATTGCAAGCTGCTTGGTTGttg aCCGTCGCTTTTGGCAACCTAATCGTCGTCATTATCGCCGAAGCGAAAGCCTTCGACTCGCAAGCCgctgaatttttcttattcgCTGGACTAATGGCAGTCGACATGGGAATTTTCATCATCCTCGCAATCAAATACAAGTATGTCGAGCCGAAAAATGAAGACGAAACGCCCTCGCCCGCCATCGATTTGCCCCAAAAAGACTCCAGCACGAACGGCTTCAAGACAATCGATCTCAACAACGGCAAAAACTCTACAAATGGCGTCGAGAACACCGCCTTCAACGAGGATTga
- the LOC134835909 gene encoding peptide transporter family 1-like, whose protein sequence is MGASDNKHDTDSNKDNESQKAKLPYPRSIPFIIANEFCERFNFYGMRTILALYLTQKLSFSEDTATVIFHLFTTMVYFMCIFGAIIADSWLGKFKTILYLSIVYVTGSCFLTVGAIDPWNMPQRTFTFIGLALIALGSGGIKPCVSSFGGDQFKIPEQAKQLAWFFSLFYFSVNSGSFVSTLLTPILRDDVSCFGNEDCFSLGFFVPAALMAISIVIFVAGSFLYIHKPGGGNMMVKVSKCVWSGIRGKMKNGKTNPKAHWLDHAVDNYGQQLVDETKILLNVLLLYIPLPIFWTLFDQQGSRWTFQATRMDGDLGFYTIKPDQAQVINPLLILVFIPLYEMIFYPLLNLVGIRRPLQKLVMGGVLAGVAFFVSFLLEMQIMKSYAVVPQSGEAQLRVFNTMNCDYNLAVNGSQSILVKSLEKWENLDYTGVENAQLRYTMTSKTTDCPNFSGNFEIKSAEATSYFMHGTGNAAKVQKYVDDPEKTSNGNAKVRFLANTATKVSLREKGVVKLERESGNSTIGEVSNGEYELFVGESKQGEAFALKIGGVYTIAVNKVGSKTDFEIFEITQPNGVNMLWIIPQYVVMTLGEVMYSVTGLQFSFNEAPQSMKSVLTGCWMLTIAVGNLIIVFIAEAKMFNEQLWEFLMFAILMWVDMALFAILAWRYKSIPIKSDEDYERERLEMEEKEHGLEKIPVKMGENDTNEE, encoded by the exons ATGGGAGCGAGTGATAATAAGCACGATACAG actcGAATAAGGACAATGAGTCGCAAAAGGCGAAACTTCCTTATCCAAGGTCGATCCCGTTCATCATCGCGAATGAGTTTTGTGAGCGATTCAACTTTTATGGAATGAGAA caATTTTGGCGTTGTacttaacacaaaaattgtctttttccgAGGATACTGCAACGGTAATTTTCCATCTTTTCACTACGATGGTCTATTTTATGTGCATTTTTGGTGCCATTATCGCCGATAGTTGGTTGGGAAAATTcaa aacaatTTTGTACTTGTCGATTGTTTATGTCACAGGAAGTTGTTTCCTCACCGTTGGCGCCATCGATCCATGGAACATGCCTCAACGAACTTTCACCTTTATCGGACTTGCCTTGATCGCCCTTGGCTCTGGCGGCATCAAACCTTGCGTTTCATCATTTGGCGGCGATCAATTCAAAATCCCGGAACAAGCGAAGCAACTTGCATggtttttctcacttttctaCTTTTCCGTGAATTCCGGATCGTTCGTATCAACGCTCTTGACACCCATTTTGCGTGACGACGTCAGTTGCTTCGGCAACGAAGATTGTTTCTCGCTGGGATTTTTCGTGCCGGCAGCTTTGATGGCAATTTCGATCGTTATTTTCGTGGCGGGCTCATTTTTGTACATCCACAAACCGGGCGGCGGCAATATGATGGTCAAGGTATCGAAATGCGTGTGGAGCGGCATTCGTGGAAAGATGAAGAATGGCAAGACGAACCCGAAAGCCCATTGGTTGGATCACGCTGTCGACAATTACGGGCAACAATTGGTCGATGAGACGAAAATTCTGTTAAATGTCCTTCTTTTGTACATTCCGTTGCCCATTTTTTGGACTTTGTTCGATCAACAAGGCTCCCGATGGACTTTCCAAGCTACTCGGATGGATGGCGATCTCGGATTTTACACAATTAAGCCGGATCAAGCGCAAGTCATCAACCCCTTGCTCATTTTGGTCTTTATTCCGTTGtacgaaatgattttttatcctCTCCTCAATCTCGTGGGCATCCGACGACCCTTGCAAAAACTCGTGATGGGCGGCGTTCTTGCTGGCGTCGCTTTCTTCGTCTCATTTTTGCTGGAAATGCAAATTATGAAGTCCTATGCCGTCGTTCCGCAGTCCGGAGAAGCTCAATTACGCGTTTTTAACACGATGAACTGCGATTACAACCTAGCTGTCAACGGAAGTCAATCGATTCTCGTCAAATCTCTCGAAAAATGGGAGAATTTGGACTACACAGGAGTCGAAAACGCTCAATTACGTTACACGATGACGTCAAAAACGACAGATTGTCCCAATTTTAGtggaaatttcgaaattaagaGTGCCGAAGCGACTTCTTATTTCATGCATGGCACGGGAAATGCtgcaaaagttcaaaagtatGTCGATGATCCGGAAAAAACGAGCAATGGCAATGCTAAAGTGCGATTTTTGGCAAATACAGCAACTAAAGTGTCGTTGCGAGAGAAAGGTGTGGTAAAATTAGAAAGGGAAAGCGGCAATTCGACAATTGGGGAAGTGTCAAATGGCGAATATGAACTTTTTGTGGGCGAAAGTAAGCAAGGGGAAGCGTTTGCTTTGAAAATTGGAGGCGTTTATACGATTGCTGTGAATAAAGTTGGATcaaaaacg gatttcgaaatttttgaaattactcAACCAAACGGAGTAAATATGCTTTGGATCATCCCCCAATACGTCGTTATGACCTTGGGAGAAGTCATGTATTCCGTTACTGGATTGCAATTTTCCTTCAACGAAGCACCCCAAAGTATGAAATCCGTCCTCACCGGTTGCTGGATGTTGACAATTGCTGTTGGAAacttaattattgtttttattgctGAAGCCAAGATGTTCAATGAACAA TTATgggaatttttgatgtttgcaATCCTCATGTGGGTCGATATGGCGCTCTTTGCTATCCTTGCCTGGCGTTACAAGTCCATCCCGATCAAATCTGACGAAGATTACGAACGTGAACGTCttgaaatggaagaaaaagaaCACGGATTGGAGAAAATTCCCGTGAAAATGGGCGAAAATGACACCAACGAGGAATAA
- the LOC134835908 gene encoding peptide transporter family 1-like isoform X1, translating to MSKKRTSDSTLASRDEEMESLEKTKYPRSIAFIISNEFCERFNYYGMRTILVLYLTQKLHYSDDDATVLYHIFTMFVYFFPLMGAVLADSWLGKFKTITYLSMVYSVGSAVIAIGAIPTLGLPASVMTVIGLMLIAIGTGGIKPCVSAFGGDQFKLPEQARHLETFFSLFYFAINAGSLISTSLTPVLREDVHCFGNNDCYSLAFGVPGALMIVSIIIFICGRVLYKVKKPEGNMIVLVSKCIGNAVATRLKEKKHNKREHWLDYAEATYGKQLIDDIKSVLRVLVLFLPLPVFWALFDQQGSRWTFQATRMTGDIGPYAIKPDQLQVVNPLLILGFIPLFSYAVYPMLAKCGIKRPLQKLTTGGILAAIAFLISGFVELELQKTYPVLPTANEGQLRIFNGIPCDYKVISNIPGHENFNILSKGLFEEKHLNLSVGDSFQFKVDFETADPICPRIVGAQVEIQRKKAISYFMQTNKVDPTVLDLVQYEDDPDKGSKGYPVVRVLSNTNKNQEVQFIEVAGDHTVYTFPSGKSNLTAVPPGHYVIRYNGDELKDVQLKLGGVYSFVVTENNLNQASIEEHVIAAPNSIHMLWLLPQYIVITAGEVMFSVTGLEFSFTQAPQSMKSVLQAAWLLTVAFGNLIVVIIAEAKAFDSQAAEFFLFAGLMAVDMGIFIILAIKYKYVEPKNEDETPSPAIDLPQKDSSTNGFKTIDLNNGKNSTNGVENTAFNED from the exons aaaacaaaGTACCCGAGATCAATTGCTTTCATCATCAGTAATGAGTTTTGTGAACGATTCAACTACTATGGAATGcgaa caattctCGTGCTTTATCTCACACAAAAACTGCACTACAGCGACGACGATGCCACAGTACTTTACCACATTTTCACCATGTTCGTTTATTTCTTCCCTCTTATGGGTGCCGTGCTCGCTGATAGTTGGTTGGGCAAATTCAA AACAATTACTTACTTATCGATGGTTTATTCCGTCGGATCTGCCGTTATCGCCATCGGTGCCATCCCGACGCTTGGATTGCCGGCAAGTGTCATGACTGTGATTGGTTTAATGTTGATAGCTATCGGTACGGGAGGTATTAAGCCATGTGTTTCGGCATTCGGGGGAGATCAATTCAAGTTACCCGAGCAAGCAAGGCATTTGGAGACGTTTTTCTCGCTTTTTTACTTTGCCATTAATGCGGGTTCGTTGATTTCGACGTCGCTGACGCCCGTTTTGAGAGAAGATGTTCACTGCTTTGGGAATAATGATTGTTATTCGTTGGCGTTTGGAGTGCCGGGAGCGTTGATGATTGTCTCAATta ttatttttatctgTGGTCGAGTTTTGTATAAAGTGAAGAAGCCTGAAGGAAATATGATTGTTTTGGTATCAAAATGCATTGGG aacgCTGTCGCAACCCGCTTGAAGGAAAAGAAGCACAACAAACGCGAACATTGGTTAGATTACGCTGAAGCCACGTACGGCAAACAACTCATCGACGACATCAAATCCGTGCTGCGAGTTCTCGTACTTTTCCTTCCGCTTCCCGTTTTCTGGGCACTTTTCGATCAACAAGGCTCCCGATGGACATTCCAAGCTACTCGCATGACGGGCGACATTGGTCCGTACGCCATCAAACCCGATCAGTTGCAAGTCGTGAATCCTCTCTTGATTCTCGGTTTCATTCCGTTGTTCTCGTACGCCGTGTATCCGATGCTCGCCAAGTGTGGCATCAAACGTCCTTTGCAAAAACTCACAACAGGCGGAATTCTCGCTGCAATCGCTTTTCTAATTTCAGGATTTGTCGAATTGGAGTTGCAAAAAACGTATCCGGTGCTTCCGACAGCAAACGAGGGACAACTTCGGATTTTTAATGGCATTCCATGCGATTACAAAGTCATTTCCAACATTCCCGGAcacgaaaatttcaatatcTTGTCGAAAGGATTGTTCGAGGAGAAACATTTGAACTTGAGTGTCGGCGATTCGTTCCAGTTTAAAGTCGATTTTGAGACTGCGGACCCGATTTGTCCTCGAATTGTTGGTGCGCAAGTCgaaattcaacgaaaaaaggCAATTTCGTACTTCATGCAGACCAATAAAGTCGATCCGACAGTTTTAGATCTCGTTCAGTACGAAGACGATCCCGATAAAGGCTCCAAAGGGTATCCCGTGGTTCGAGTTTTGTCAAATAcgaacaaaaatcaagaagTTCAGTTCATCGAAGTGGCTGGAGATCACACTGTTTACACATTTCCGAGTGGCAAAAGTAATTTAACGGCAGTTCCGCCAGGGCATTACGTGATTCGGTACAACGGAGACGAATTAAAGGACGTTCAGTTGAAATTGGGAGGCGTTTATAGCTTTGTTGTCacggaaaataatttaaatcaagcCAGTATCGAGGAACATGTGATCGCGGCGCCAAATTCCATTCACATGTTATGGTTGCTGCCGCAGTATATTGTCATCACAGCTGGCGAAGTCATGTTTAGTGTCACGGGATTGGAATTTTCGTTCACTCAAGCGCCACAGAGCATGAAATCTGTATTGCAAGCTGCTTGGTTGttg aCCGTCGCTTTTGGCAACCTAATCGTCGTCATTATCGCCGAAGCGAAAGCCTTCGACTCGCAAGCCgctgaatttttcttattcgCTGGACTAATGGCAGTCGACATGGGAATTTTCATCATCCTCGCAATCAAATACAAGTATGTCGAGCCGAAAAATGAAGACGAAACGCCCTCGCCCGCCATCGATTTGCCCCAAAAAGACTCCAGCACGAACGGCTTCAAGACAATCGATCTCAACAACGGCAAAAACTCTACAAATGGCGTCGAGAACACCGCCTTCAACGAGGATTga